From the genome of Amycolatopsis sp. NBC_01488, one region includes:
- a CDS encoding thioesterase II family protein, whose amino-acid sequence MDTDEAERLLFVCFPDAGEAAGRYRAWRDPRIAVRVVELPGRGERRDEHPYRDMWLLVESLAAELAGVLARPHVLFGAGLGALVAYRLAQRRVAAGLGVPRALVVAHQAPPDRAARAVPEQAARADVSLLASDAHVPVAPPLPCPIRGIGEPHVMTGWGEHTHAGFVLAPARERDSGALLRDAVLRAGYLVSALAVPGLGESPM is encoded by the coding sequence GTGGACACCGACGAAGCCGAGCGTCTGCTGTTCGTCTGCTTCCCGGACGCGGGGGAGGCAGCCGGCCGGTACCGGGCCTGGCGCGATCCGCGGATCGCGGTGCGGGTCGTCGAGCTGCCCGGGCGGGGCGAGCGCCGCGACGAGCACCCGTACCGGGACATGTGGCTGCTCGTCGAGTCCCTCGCGGCCGAACTGGCCGGGGTGCTCGCCCGCCCGCACGTGCTCTTCGGTGCGGGGCTGGGCGCGCTGGTCGCCTACCGGCTGGCGCAGCGGCGGGTGGCCGCGGGACTGGGGGTCCCGCGGGCACTCGTCGTGGCGCACCAGGCGCCACCGGACCGGGCCGCGCGGGCGGTGCCGGAGCAGGCGGCCCGCGCGGACGTCAGCCTGCTGGCCAGCGACGCGCACGTGCCCGTCGCGCCGCCGTTGCCGTGCCCGATCCGCGGCATCGGCGAGCCGCACGTGATGACGGGCTGGGGCGAGCACACCCACGCCGGGTTCGTGCTCGCCCCGGCCCGGGAGCGTGACAGCGGCGCGTTGCTGCGCGACGCCGTCCTGCGCGCGGGCTACTTGGTGTCGGCGTTGGCCGTCCCGGGCT